Part of the Vicinamibacteria bacterium genome is shown below.
GCGCTTCACGACCAGCTGGAGCCAGAGAAGGCAGACCGCGCCGGCCGCGAAGACGAGCAGGTTCGGAACTCCAACCCGCACTCCCGCGAGGTCGACCGCCCGCATGGTGTAATTGGTCAGGATCGACTGGGTGTCGCCGCCCCAGACCGCGTAGGCGAGGTTCTGGAGGACCAGCCAGAGGCCGAAGAGCAGGAGCAGAGACTCCATGGAAGGCGTTCCCCCCCCGGAGGGTAGCCGGCGCACAAGCAGCCGTTGCAGCACTACGCCGAGCAAGAAGAAAAGGGGTGCCACAATGACCAGGGAGAGGAACGGGTCCAGGCCAAAGCGATCGTAGAGCGTGAGGGTGACGTAGGCCCCGAGCATAAGGATCCCGGCGTGAGCGAGATTGATGATTCGCATCACGCCGTAGATGACGGCGAGGCCGTACGACATCGTGGCATACAGGCCCGCTGCGAGCAGGGCATTGACGACGACGGCAACGAGATCGTGCATGGGGCGTTAGGGGGGACCGTTTGCGAAAGCGGGACCGAGGAGGGCCGGGATCATGGACGGGGCCGCCCCGACCGTCAGCTCCGCGGGATGGGGCCGACCGCCTCCCCCGTCTTTGACTCCTTGGGCCATACGATGTCCACCTTGTCACCCGGCTTGTTCTGGGTCACCACGAAGGGCAGGATGGCCTGACCGGAGGCGCTGAACTTCAGGACCCCGCCGGGCAGGATCGAGTCCTTAAGCTCCACGGTGGCGAGCCCGTT
Proteins encoded:
- a CDS encoding branched-chain amino acid ABC transporter permease; its protein translation is MHDLVAVVVNALLAAGLYATMSYGLAVIYGVMRIINLAHAGILMLGAYVTLTLYDRFGLDPFLSLVIVAPLFFLLGVVLQRLLVRRLPSGGGTPSMESLLLLFGLWLVLQNLAYAVWGGDTQSILTNYTMRAVDLAGVRVGVPNLLVFAAGAVCLLWLQLVVKRTDLGRAMRAVTQNRDAAMLCGVDADRISAQAFGMGTALAGVAGGLLSTLYAFTPDFGRSFLLKAFCIIVLAGMESVVGVAAGAFILAILENALGAFTRIPTSFQDAVSFTLLVVALVAFPQGLPHAFLRMTRRRAALR